A section of the Anabaena cylindrica PCC 7122 genome encodes:
- a CDS encoding photosystem I assembly protein Ycf4, protein MTASTTINKGDGLLHQNVLGSRRFSNYWWATIVSLGASGFLLAGISSYLKVNLLIVTDPTQLIFVPQGLVMGLYGLAGLLLALYLWLVILWDVGGGYNEFNQETGKFKIFRWGFPGKNRQIEIENRIQDVQSVRISIKEGLNPQRALYLRVKGRRDIPLTRIGQPLSLADLETQGANLARFLAVPLEGL, encoded by the coding sequence ATGACGGCATCAACAACAATTAATAAAGGCGATGGCCTTTTGCATCAAAATGTCCTCGGTTCTCGTCGGTTTAGTAACTACTGGTGGGCAACTATCGTTAGCTTGGGAGCATCTGGCTTTTTATTGGCTGGTATCTCTAGCTATCTCAAAGTTAATTTACTCATTGTCACCGATCCAACTCAACTGATATTTGTACCCCAAGGGTTGGTTATGGGCTTGTATGGACTAGCTGGGTTGCTCTTAGCTTTATACCTATGGCTAGTTATTTTATGGGATGTTGGTGGTGGCTATAACGAATTCAATCAGGAAACTGGTAAATTCAAAATCTTTAGATGGGGTTTTCCTGGAAAAAACCGCCAAATTGAGATTGAAAACCGCATCCAAGACGTACAATCTGTACGCATCTCTATTAAGGAAGGTCTGAATCCCCAACGCGCACTTTATCTAAGGGTTAAAGGACGACGGGATATTCCTTTGACAAGGATAGGTCAACCGTTATCTTTAGCTGATTTAGAAACTCAAGGTGCTAATTTAGCCCGCTTTTTGGCAGTGCCTTTAGAAGGACTCTAA
- a CDS encoding peptidylprolyl isomerase — MRLKFSHFLVSLLMIGGLMLGGCSTEKVTSNTSPTSTATSNATEESSKSNTEATTISEISRESIPGIKNLPRLEGKATVVMTVNGAPITIEVDGTNAPITAGNFVDLVQKGIYDGLVFHRVVREPQPFVVQGGDPQSKDPKSSPERWGTGGYIDPKIGTERRIPLEIKPEGAEQPVYSKTITNKPALTHKLGAVAMARSEPPDSASSQFYFALADLGFLDGNYAVFGYVTDGFDVVNKIQQGDRINSAKVTQGAENLKTP; from the coding sequence ATGCGGTTAAAATTTTCACACTTTTTAGTTTCTCTGTTGATGATTGGTGGTTTGATGTTGGGAGGATGTTCAACAGAAAAAGTAACTTCTAATACATCTCCCACTTCCACAGCGACCTCAAATGCAACTGAGGAAAGCTCCAAGTCAAATACTGAAGCGACAACGATCTCAGAAATTAGTCGCGAGAGTATTCCGGGAATCAAAAATTTACCACGCCTCGAAGGTAAGGCTACTGTTGTGATGACAGTTAATGGCGCACCAATTACCATCGAAGTAGATGGTACTAATGCTCCTATTACTGCTGGCAACTTCGTTGATTTAGTTCAAAAAGGTATTTATGACGGTTTAGTTTTCCATCGGGTTGTGCGGGAACCTCAGCCGTTTGTGGTTCAAGGTGGTGATCCCCAAAGTAAAGATCCCAAGAGTTCACCAGAAAGGTGGGGAACTGGCGGCTATATAGACCCAAAAATCGGGACTGAACGCCGTATACCACTAGAAATTAAGCCAGAAGGTGCAGAACAGCCTGTTTATAGTAAAACGATTACTAATAAGCCTGCGTTGACACACAAATTAGGTGCAGTAGCAATGGCGCGATCGGAACCACCTGATTCTGCTTCTTCTCAGTTTTACTTTGCATTGGCAGATTTGGGCTTCTTGGATGGTAATTATGCTGTGTTTGGCTATGTCACAGATGGCTTTGATGTAGTTAATAAAATTCAGCAAGGCGATCGCATTAATTCTGCGAAAGTCACTCAAGGTGCTGAAAATCTGAAAACCCCTTAG